A window of Theropithecus gelada isolate Dixy chromosome 14, Tgel_1.0, whole genome shotgun sequence contains these coding sequences:
- the LOC112606965 gene encoding olfactory receptor 5B3, giving the protein MMENKTEVTQFILLGLTNDSELQVPLFIMFLFIYIITLVGNLGIIVVIFWDSCLHNPMYFFLSNLSLVDFCYSSAVTPTVMAGFLIEDKVISYNACAAQMYIFVALAIVENYLLASMAYDRYVAVCKPLHYTTTMTTSVCAHLTIGSYLCGFLNASIHTGDTFSLSFCKSNEVHHFFCDIPAVVVLSCSDRHVSELVLVYVVSFNIFLALLVILISYIFIFITILKMHSASGYQKALSTCASHFIAVTIFYGTIIFMYLQPSSSHSMDTDKMASVFYTMVIPMLNPLVYSLRNKEVKSAFKKVIEKAKLSLGWSV; this is encoded by the coding sequence ATGATGGAAAATAAGACAGAAGTAACACAGTTCATTCTTCTAGGACTAACCAATGACTCAGAACTGCAGGTTCCCCTCTTTATAATGTTCCTCTTCATCTATATTATCACTCTGGTTGGAAACCTGGGAATTATTGTAGTAATATTCTGGGATTCCTGTCTCCACAATCCCATGTACTTTTTTCTCAGTAACTTGTCTTTAGTGGACTTTTGCTACTCTTCAGCTGTCACTCCCACCGTCATGGCTGGATTCCTTATAGAAGACAAGGTCATCTCCTACAATGCATGTGCTGctcaaatgtatatttttgtagctCTTGCCATTGTGGAAAATTACCTCTTGGCCTCAATGGCCTATGACCGCTATGTGGCAGTGTGCAAACCCCTGCATTATACCACAACCATGACAACAAGTGTATGTGCTCATCTGACCATAGGCTCCTACCTCTGTGGTTTCCTGAATGCCTCCATCCACACTGGGGACACATTTAGTCTCTCTTTCTGTAAGTCCAATGAAGTCCATCACTTTTTCTGTGATATTCCAGCAGTTGTGGTTCTCTCTTGCTCTGATAGACATGTTAGCGAGCTTGTTCTTGTTTATGTTGTGAGCTTCAATATCTTTTTAGCTCTCCTGGTTATCTTGATATCCTACATATTCATTTTTATCACCATCCTAAAGATGCACTCAGCTTCGGGATACCAGAAGGCTTTGTCCACCTGTGCCTCTCACTTCATTGCAGTCACCATCTTCTATGGGACTATTATCTTCATGTACTTACAACCCAGCTCTAGTCACTCCATGGACACAGACAAAATGGCATCTGTGTTCTATACAATGGTCATCCCCATGCTGAACCCCCTGGTCTACAGTCTGAGGAACAAGGAAGTGAAGAGTGCATTCAAGAAAGTTATTGAGAAGGCAAAATTGTCTTTAGGATGGTCAGTTTAA
- the LOC112606933 gene encoding olfactory receptor 5B2, translating into MENCTEMTKFILLGLTNAPELQVPLFILFTFVYLLTLCGNVGMLMLILMDSYLHTPMYFFLSNLSLVDFGYSLTVTPKVMAGFLREDKVISYNACAVQMFFFVALATVENYLLASMAYDRYAAVCKPLHYTTTMTASVCARLALGSYVCGFLNASFHIGGIFSLSFCKSKEVHHFFCDVPAVMALSCSDKHISEAILVFMSSFNIFFALLVIFISYLFIFITILKRHSAKGHQKALSTCASHFTAVSIFYGTVIFMYLQPSSSHSMDTDKMASVFYAMIIPMLNPVVYSLRNREVKNAFKKVLRRQKFL; encoded by the coding sequence ATGGAGAATTGTACAGAAATGACAAAGTTCATACTTCTAGGACTAACTAATGCCCCAGAACTACAGGTCCCCCTCTTTATCTTGTTCACCTTCGTCTACCTCCTCACTCTGTGTGGGAACGTGGGGATGTTGATGCTGATCCTGATGGACTCTTATCTCCACACCCCCATGTACTTTTTCCTCAGTAACCTGTCTCTGGTGGATTTTGGATACTCCTTAACTGTCACTCCCAAGGTCATGGCTGGGTTCCTTAGAGAAGACAAGGTCATCTCCTACAACGCATGTGCTGTTCAGATGTTCTTCTTTGTAGCCTTGGCCACTGTGGAAAATTACTTGTTGGCCTCAATGGCCTATGACCGCTATGCAGCAGTGTGCAAACCCCTACACTACACCACCACCATGACGGCCAGTGTATGTGCTCGTCTGGCCCTAGGCTCATATGTCTGTGGCTTCCTAAATGCCTCATTCCACATTGGGGGCATATTCAGTCTCTCTTTCTGTAAGTCCAAAGAAGTCCATCACTTTTTCTGTGATGTTCCAGCAGTAATGGCTCTGTCTTGCTCTGATAAACACATTAGTGAGGCGATTCTGGTTTTTATGTCAAGCTTTAATATCTTTTTTGCTCTTCTAGTTATCTTTATCTCCTACTTGTTCATATTCATCACCATCTTGAAGAGGCATTCAGCTAAGGGACACCAAAAAGCATTATCTACCTGTGCCTCTCAtttcactgcagtctccatcttCTATGGGACAGTCATCTTCATGTACTTGCAGCCCAGCTCCAGCCACTCCATGGACACAGACAAAATGGCATCCGTGTTCTACGCTATGATCATCCCCATGCTGAACCCTGTGGTctacagcctgaggaacagagaaGTCAAGAATGCATTCAAGAAAGTGTTGAGAAGGCAAAAATTTCTATAA